In Saccharomonospora marina XMU15, one genomic interval encodes:
- a CDS encoding vWA domain-containing protein, with amino-acid sequence MTTSADPLPGLVGFTAALREAGLPCDAHRVQAYLAAVERLDVADPGQLYWAGRLSLCADPDDLPRYDQAFASWFSTEPPVRQRRSSQPPKQPRIAALATEQGGGSSDKQSAEQLSVAASDTEVLRDRDLGELTNAERKHLRELLETLRPVPPRRSSLRYRPAKRGRLDPSRTLRAMLARGGEPGKLAYSRHGPRPRRVVLLIDVSGSMKPYADSLLRFAHVVVRGSPATVEVFTLGTRLTRVTRQLRQRDPERAMLSAGEAVPDFAGGTRLGDTLRIFLDRWGQRGLARRAAVVLFSDGWERGDTTLLGEQTARLKRLAHAVFWVNPHAGKDGYAPVQSGIAAALPHVDRLLAGHSLATLERLLGEIRDA; translated from the coding sequence ATGACCACCTCCGCCGATCCGCTGCCTGGCCTCGTCGGCTTCACGGCGGCGTTGCGGGAGGCGGGGCTGCCGTGCGACGCCCATCGGGTGCAGGCCTACCTCGCCGCCGTGGAACGGCTCGACGTCGCCGACCCCGGCCAGCTGTACTGGGCGGGCAGGCTGTCGCTGTGCGCCGACCCCGACGACCTTCCCCGCTACGACCAGGCGTTCGCCAGCTGGTTCAGCACCGAACCGCCGGTTCGGCAACGTCGCAGCTCGCAGCCGCCGAAGCAACCCAGGATCGCGGCGCTGGCCACCGAGCAGGGTGGCGGCTCGAGTGACAAGCAGTCCGCCGAGCAGCTCAGTGTCGCCGCCAGCGACACCGAGGTGCTGCGTGACCGTGACCTCGGTGAGTTGACCAACGCTGAGCGCAAGCACCTGCGGGAACTGCTGGAAACCCTGCGTCCGGTGCCGCCGAGGCGGTCCTCGCTGCGGTACCGCCCCGCCAAGCGGGGCAGGCTGGACCCCAGCCGCACGTTGCGTGCGATGCTCGCCCGGGGTGGCGAGCCGGGCAAGCTGGCCTACTCGCGGCACGGCCCCCGGCCAAGGCGCGTGGTGTTGCTCATCGACGTCTCGGGCTCGATGAAGCCCTACGCGGACTCGCTGTTGCGGTTCGCCCACGTCGTGGTGCGCGGCTCGCCCGCGACCGTGGAGGTGTTCACGCTCGGCACCCGGCTCACGCGGGTGACGAGGCAGTTGCGCCAGCGCGACCCCGAGCGGGCCATGCTCAGCGCGGGTGAGGCGGTGCCCGACTTCGCGGGCGGCACCCGGCTCGGGGACACCCTGCGGATCTTTCTGGATCGGTGGGGCCAGCGCGGGTTGGCCAGGCGCGCGGCCGTCGTGCTGTTCTCCGACGGCTGGGAACGCGGCGACACGACACTGCTCGGTGAGCAGACGGCGAGGTTGAAGCGGTTGGCGCACGCGGTGTTCTGGGTGAATCCGCACGCGGGCAAGGACGGTTACGCTCCTGTCCAGTCCGGTATCGCCGCCGCGCTCCCGCACGTGGACCGGTTGCTGGCCGGGCACAGCCTGGCCACTTTGGAACGACTGCTCGGGGAGATCCGTGATGCATGA
- a CDS encoding XdhC family protein, protein MHDVLEELYRRWSAGETVGMGTVVATFSSAPRAAGASMLVGEDDSVVGSVSGGCVEGAVYELAKQVMAERTPVLQRYGVSDDDAFAVGLTCGGIIDIFVERVDRESMPELPELMESVRQGRPVAVVTTVEHTDAALLGKRLLVWPDRVVGSLGSDRIDSAVVDDARGMLAGGRTGTLHYGPDGQRRGEGMAVFVNSFEPAPRMLVFGAIDFAAAMAQLGSYLGYEVTVCDARPVFATKSRFPGAHEVVVDWPHRYLKKEVDAGRIDSRTVITVLTHDPKFDVPVLELALRLDVGYVGAMGSRRTHDDRLRRLREAGMTEAELKRLASPIGLDLGARTPEETAVSIAAEIIALRWGGGGRRLADLDGRIHSEQER, encoded by the coding sequence ATGCATGACGTGCTGGAGGAGCTGTACCGCCGCTGGTCGGCGGGCGAGACCGTGGGCATGGGCACCGTGGTGGCGACGTTCTCGTCGGCGCCGCGCGCGGCGGGGGCCTCGATGCTGGTCGGTGAGGACGACTCCGTGGTGGGCAGCGTCTCGGGGGGCTGCGTCGAGGGCGCGGTCTACGAGCTGGCCAAGCAGGTGATGGCGGAGCGCACCCCGGTGCTGCAGCGCTACGGCGTCAGTGACGACGACGCGTTCGCGGTCGGGCTGACCTGCGGTGGGATCATCGACATCTTCGTGGAGCGGGTCGACCGCGAATCCATGCCGGAGCTGCCAGAGCTGATGGAGTCGGTGCGGCAGGGCAGGCCGGTCGCCGTGGTGACCACCGTCGAGCACACCGACGCGGCGCTGCTGGGCAAGCGGCTACTGGTGTGGCCGGATCGTGTGGTGGGCAGCCTTGGCTCCGACCGCATCGACTCCGCCGTTGTGGACGACGCGCGCGGCATGCTGGCGGGTGGCCGCACCGGAACCCTGCATTACGGCCCCGACGGCCAGCGCCGCGGCGAGGGCATGGCGGTGTTCGTGAACTCCTTCGAACCCGCGCCGAGGATGCTGGTGTTCGGCGCGATCGACTTCGCTGCCGCGATGGCGCAGCTGGGCAGCTACCTCGGCTACGAGGTCACGGTGTGCGACGCGCGGCCGGTGTTCGCGACCAAGAGCAGGTTCCCCGGTGCGCACGAGGTGGTGGTCGACTGGCCGCACCGCTACCTCAAGAAGGAGGTCGACGCGGGCCGGATCGACAGCCGCACGGTGATCACCGTGCTCACCCACGACCCGAAGTTCGACGTGCCGGTGCTCGAACTGGCGCTGCGGCTGGATGTCGGGTACGTGGGCGCGATGGGCTCGCGCCGCACGCACGACGACCGGCTGCGCAGGTTGCGTGAGGCCGGGATGACCGAGGCCGAACTGAAGCGGCTGGCATCGCCGATCGGGCTGGATCTGGGTGCGCGTACTCCGGAGGAGACGGCGGTCTCGATCGCGGCCGAGATCATCGCGTTGCGCTGGGGCGGCGGTGGCAGGCGCCTTGCCGACCTCGACGGGCGCATCCACAGCG